The DNA segment cagagctgcactcactattctgctgctggtgcagtgactgtgtacatacatgacattacttatcctgtactgatcctgagttacatcctgtattataccccagagctgcactcactattctgctgctagtgcagtcactgtgtacatacatgacattacttatcctgtactgatcctgagttacatcctgtattataccccagagctgcactcactattctgctgctagtgcagtcactgtgtacatacatgacattacttatcctgtactgatcctgagttacatcctgtattataccccagagctgcactcactattctgctgctggtgcagtgactgtgtacatacatgacattacttatcctgtactgatcctgagttacatcctgtattataccccagagctgcactcactattctgctgctagtgcagtcactgtgtacatacatgacattacttatcctgtactgatcctgagttacatcctgtattataccccagagctgcactcactattctgctgctggtgcagtcactgtgtacatacatgacattacttatcctgtactgatcctgagttacatcctgcattatactccagagctgcactcactattctatttTCAGTACTAGCCCACTATCTTGAGGACTTCTTATCGCCATGTATTGTATACAGAGGAAGTGAAGCCTTGGAGTCGGCTCTTCCTCTCTCTGGAGTACAGGCTGTTCCTTTATACATAAAcacagttaagtaaatgtgcaatTCCCTGATACAAATCATTAAACCGTCTCTCATTTTATTGTACACAAGACTTCCCTGCGGCTACAACCACAAACACTTAGTGATCTGTGTAATATAACAACACAATAAATAATCCATTGATTTACCTTCAAGTAAATGACCGCGTCGGTCCCAAATCCTTCCATTGAATGCAGCATTAGATCCCCTTGAAAGTACTTGGCGTAGAGTCTGGAGATTGGTAATCCATAGCCGAAACCAGCCTGATAAAAATGGTATTATTAGTAAGTGTAATATAGaatatattcacacacatgtatcgaTGCTGAGTATTTTACAATAAATTTTACTATAAAATTTGAGTATTTCCATTGATGGACTTTCATTTCTTTACCAGAGCATTTGGAGGACCCCGGCATGTAATACTTAATTCCTCCTGcgaaggagctgcagggaagtTGATCACTTGAAAGCGAGTTCACCCAAGTGAGATACTATTAAGTTATTGGAAACGCCCCCAATACAACCCAAGCACACCCACTTTTAGTCATATTTGCATAAGCCCTGCCCACTCATCACTTACCAGTGGTGCGTTGCGTGAATTATCCATCATGGGCCGGGGAGCCGTGGAATACATATAACTAAAGAGACGCTCTATTTTTCTTAAAGGCACACCTCCTCCATTATCGGATATCTAATAAAAAATGGGGACAAAGAAGAATATAAGACGTAATCCAGCGcaggtttccattcactgacagcaagttcttaaaggggtataaaattatattttgtttCCAGTCCTGCAGTTAGGATCAATAGTAAAAATCGGTGTCACGGCAACACCTAGCACCTCTTCCCTCCTTAACATAAAGCTGATTGGCGGGTTATCTGGTTATTAACCCTTGCAATTAGGACATTAATCATCTTAAAGGGATTATCTGAAagcgaagaaaaaaaaaacaatggctgCTTTCCTTTAAAAATAGTTAATCTCCTGTTCATGGGTGGTCGATGGTATTGCAACTcacctccattcatttctatagagcggagctgcaataccagtacaGACcaaggtcaggtgtggcgctgtttttggaagacagcAGCCatgattcttaaaggaaatgtaccattgcaatacatcatgataaaccagggacattactcatagatccaggcaccgggactgtggtatcttcttatatttttttttatccttggcctcctgccttctaaaatcaatttttaaagttatgctaattagcccAAAGGGCTCCTGGGTCCGtaaccaaagcccctccatgctgcagatgtacactgtgcaggagcacctcccATGGTGTGATATTACAgcagggaagtgctgaggaagcaggggggggggggggggggagagtgtaacatcctgtgaagcggGAGCACTtatggctctggtaacacctcagaGCCCttgggctctttagcataattttaaaagttgattttagaaggaaggaggccatggataacaaatataagaagataccacagtcctggtgcctggatctatgagtaatggtcctggtttatcaggatggattttagtggtagatttcctttaaggataaataattaaatcctggaaaacccctttaaatattaggGGATAATATATCAGGAGCCGTCCTGAGAAAGTTGCAATTATAACTCCCAATGATATTATGAAGCATGTAATCCTAGAACCTGGGAAAGTTGAGTATTGATCATAGCAGGAGCCGCAATGGCCACCATCAGTAGCAATCGCGATGAATGGTTACGGCTCAGGAGAGTAGGGAGCAGCATCTGCATTTATCTAGAAATACTGACACTGCAGCGCTGACCACGGGCCGGTGAGATCCGGTTATGGCCTTATATGTAGAGATTGTTCCCGTCTCCGGTCATTAGTTAAATCGTCCTTATAATCGGCTGCTGGTGCACAGATTGTGTTTGCTCTGCCTCCTGCTGCCGGGTACTTACCTTAATGGTGAGGTCCTCCTTCCCCAGGACGACGTTCACTTTGATGGGTGGCAGGGACGGACTGTTCTCGTGATTCTCCACCGTGGCCCGCATGGCGTTCTAGAGAGACACGGAACACAGAACGTTACATTGTAACAATTGTACGACTAATAATGTAAGACAAGGGGCCACAcagacccctcccctcccccaccccttgTGCCGAATTATCCCATCTTTGTAAATGGATTAGAGAATGTCCCAAAGTTTTCATCTATCTACAGGTAAGGAGATAAGAATGGGGGGTCCTGTGTACCCCTGATAAGTGGAGCGCTGTCACTCCATCCACCGCCTATGGAATCTCTGGTaatcccatagacagtgaatgcaaAGCACCTCTGAGGCCGCTGCTCCATTCAGACAGGGGATGAGACCAACAATTTTAGGATATTTTGGGGTCTCTGCAATCAAACCTGACCCTTATGTATAGAAGACATTAAATCTCGGGCCAAGCCCTTTAAAGTGTCAGTACATCCCATGTTATCTATAGTCCTGGGTAGTGTATACAAAGGGAATTTTCCAAATTGTGTCCACTGGGTCCCATGCCAATCATTGATTTTGgtaaatgccccctgtctatgggactGGCACTAAACTTTGCCACTCCTTGAGCCTGTGGTCCATTGACTGGATCGAATGAGCCATTCGAACAAAATGAGTCAAGTTAAGAAGCTGCCACCATCTTCTGTTCTACAGCACCACGTAACATTAaatatctcatcttttagatcacatcagcCTCGTGGTTCTGTGAACTACTGAACCAGTGTTGCAGGCAACTGGGGAACAAAGCCTGAATCTCCAGTTCCAGTTttgaaatatgagattcttatctttaatatgacaccagcactatgtttctagatgctatagaacttaagataggggtgtctgaagtgaccccccccccccctgcaaacCTTAAACATGACTTATCTgtagcaaaatatgactcttctcagctcattttcagATATTCTATGGAAAAGATCAGGGTTACTGCCATGTGGACCCCAATTAGCATCTATACATGCAATCTGGATGACCGGAGCTGCTCTGCCTTGTGTCGTTACAAGAAGGAAATGTACGAGGTGATGCACTAAATTTAGCAAACAACAGCAGTGGCCAATTAATCAAGAGGCCATGTGTTATTAAAGGGATGATATCAGATATGGGGCGGCCTGTGAGGCATCCCAGACAGCTCACAGATATGTTCATGGCTGCAAAAAGGGTCCATGAGAGTGATAAGGGGGGCTCTGGCTGGAATCTCCCTGCTGCTATATTTACACTTAAATTGATGTCCACCAACTTCAATAGACCCCATGTAATGCCCCTGACTGCCCCAATTTTTGAATGCAAAATTGTGCTATATTTTTCTATGGTATGGGACTTAATGGAAGATGCACTAACCGGAAtccagttaaagggattgtccagtttaATAGAGGGTTTCATTTCTTCCATTTAGGCCACAAGAGTGTTTAGAGAGAGACAGATATCCCATTGATATGAATGGACACTGTGCAATGCTTCACTCCacctgcgggggcactgcagggaaacttCCCCACAGATTGCAATTGATTGCTTTTAAAAGTCCCTACTTGTCACAGATTGTCCCTGCTGAGAAAACCTTTAAAGATTTCAATGTTTCACTACAAAGTAGATTTACAATtccattaaatgtattgtaatatgATCACCTATTGCAGAGAATTATCACCTACAGGTGACCTACCTTGAACAGCTCAAACAGCATGTGGTAGAGATGGGAAGGAACATAGACGATATTTATGGGCTGCCCGGGAGCTTTACCTGCAGGGAGAAAGTAATGGAGTTACTTATCGGTAGGATACATTGTATACGTAGCTTTACACCAACCTATGAAGTTATGGCCATTACTCAAATATTCCATCATTAATGGCATGAACTGAGGCCCCCAATATAAGAGTATTGGATAACAAATTACATGTAGCCAGTGTCAACCTTTGTTTAGGATGTAATGTGCCtacctacagccaccactaagaggagctcaTGAGCTTGTTGGATACAGTGACTGTATACATAGTTTACATTTAATGAGGTTTTCCAGGACTATAAAAGTGGTTGTTCActatcagcaaataaatgttagtgTTTGAAGAGTtcctacaattttccaatatacattttgtatcaattcccaatggtgttctagatctctgtttgctgtcattctatagaaagcttcattgtttactctctgtgcacctgtgtgaccatggacagatttctatccacagggagtaatcagagctgtgggttataacgagccatgcacctgtgtgacatcacatgaccagggatgatatgagctgtgcacctgtgtgacatcgcatgaccagggatgatatgagctgtgcacctgtgtgacatcgcatgaccagggatgatatgagccgtgcacctgtgtgacatcgcatgaccagggatgatatgagctgtgcacctgtgtgacatcgcatgaccagggatgatatgagccgtgcacctgtgtgacatcgcatgaccagggatgatatgagctgtgcacctgtgtgacatcgcatgaccagggatgatatgagctgtgcacctgtgtgacattgcatGACCAGGGATgatatgagctgtgcacctgtgtgacatcacatgaccagggatgatatgagctgtgcacctgtgtgacatcacatgaccagggatgatatgagctgtgcacctgtgtgacatcgcatgaccagggatgatatgagctgtgcacctgtgtgacatcgcatgaccagggatgatatgagctgtgcacctgtgtgacatcacatgaccagggatgatatgagctgtgcacctgtgtgacatcacatgaccagggatgatatgagctgtgcacctgtgtgacattgcatGACCAGGGATgatatgagctgtgcacctgtgtgacatcacatgaccagggatgatatgagctgtgcacctgtgtgacatcgcatgaccagggatgatatgagctgtgcacctgtgtgacatcgcatgaccagggatgatatgagctgtgcacctgtgtgacatcacatgaccagggatgatatgagctgtgcacctgtgtgacatcgcatgaccagggatgatatgagctgtgcacctgtgtgacatcgcatgaccagggatgatatgagctgtgcacctgtgtgacatcacatgaccagggatgatatgagctgtgcacctgtgtgacattgcatGACCAGGGATgatatgagctgtgcacctgtgtgacatcacatgaccagggatgatatgagctgtgcacctgtgtgacatcgcatgaccagggatgatatgagctgtgcacctgtgtgacatcacatgaccagggatgatatgagctgtgcacctgtgtgacaccgcatgaccagggatatgacgagccgttcacctgtgtgacatcacatgataaaggatataactagctgtgcacctgtgtgacatcacatgaccagtgataaacgagccgtgcacctgtgtgacattacatgaccagagaaataacgagctgtgcacctgtgtgacatcacatgaccagggatataatgagcagtgcacctgtgtgacatcacatgaccagggacatgacgagctgtgcacctgtgtgaccatggacatgtttctgtccacaggaagtaaaaaatgaagcttcctatagaatgacagcaagcagagatctagaaactgagaagaattgatacagaaagtatattggaaaattgaataacttttcaccATACAAACAACATCAAATTGCTGTAATGGGAAATACTCATTTAATTACTCATGTCCTATTCACAGATCAGTAGGGGTCAGACACGACGTGTGAAGCTGTGATGCTCCCATGATCTATCACATGATCCGGCTACAGCTCAGGCCCACGGAAGTGAACcgggctgcaataccaggcacagccactatacagtgtatGGCGCTGTCCTTGGGAAGGAGCAAACAGGCTGATCAGTGGAGATGTTAAGTGTAAGGACCCTCAAAGATATCGACAAGGATTCTATACAAACATTAGAGAAACATTTTTGGTGACTTACCATTTGTCTGTTTCATGATGACTTCAGGAGACGCTAAATAATACTGGTCACACAGCATCTTGGAGTTCTCAAAGGCGTCTGAAAAAGTTTAATATTCACAATTTAGATGATCTAATATATCCAATTGCCATATAATACAACCTCATTGGGCTTGCAATGGGCTAAAACCTCTTCTACAAACTTTCTGGAAGaggtggagttcccctttaagcaaGCGCTAGTCACTTACCATGTACAACTTCCACCACGTCACAGTTTGGGTCGATGCTTCCGATGTGTTTGGGATGTGCGGGGTTGGTGCCGCCATCAAAGAGAAGGGCTAAAATATAACAaacacaagtataataactaataataatcaGGACgtacaatacacatgtacatatacaccACGACAACAGTCTTATATAATGTGTGACGTACACGGATCATGGATTATCAGCAGTGATACATAATCTCAACACACAAGATTCCGGGAAACATCTATAGCAAAGAGCTGGATCAGCGGATTCCTATCATATTGACCCCTGATTATCCGCATGGAATTCCAACTTGTCAGAGGTGTTTTTCTGCACTTTGTCCCGGTCTATGTTGTAAAGTTCAGTCTTTTCGGGAAGTTGCTGTATAGGGCAGATTTTATGGACTGAGGTTTTGTATGATGTGCAGATTTCATGGCCGTATACCTGGAGCAGTGCATATTGGGACAGCGATCTGTGGTGGAGTCATGGCCAAAGTCACTTATACCCTATCCACAGGGTAAGGGATAATGGtttgatcaatgggggtctgcCCACTGCTATCGAGAGTAGGGGAGACCCAAATTCTCTTTACCGCTATGGGACTTCCAAGACGTCttataatggggctcacaatctaatcaacctaccagtatgttcttggagtgtgggaggaaactggaggacccggaggaaacccacacaaacaccgagagaacatacaaactctttgcagatgttgaccctgggacatgaaccctggtccccagcgctgcaaggctgtaatgctaaccactgatctTTATGGCAGCTGTATCCCCGATGTCCTATAGAAGTGAAGGTAGACCGGGTTCTCAGTattgtcttaaagagaacccatcacaaGGATTTACTCCACTAAACTCCCAGCCCCCcacaggtaggatatgaaatgtcctttctaaaattccctcttttatgtgaaatctctccccaaagtcaggcaaatatgactcttctcacctcattttcatgtgagaggagtcaagtttagtgccTACAGGTATCATTTCACCCATTTGGTTCTATACTACTTAGAAACATGCTGCTCGTATCATATTAAagacaagaatctcatctttcagatccaatCAGGCTTCATgttctttgagctacagaactCGACATATAGGCAGATAAATAGGGAACTGGCTCTTTATTctcagctcacatttccaactctgTCTTTAGctccctgtatctccagttctgtagctcacaaagcctaATGGGATCattacctttaatatgacaccagcagcaagtTTCTAGGTGCTTTTGCATAGAGAGGCTTCTGAAATGACATtaccccctgcaaccactaaatttgactcatGTGAAAAATgagttgagaagagtcatatttgcttgactTTCGGGGGaatttttttacaggtaaatgggtgagatttcacattaaagaagCAATATAGAAAGGGCATTACATCCCTTACCTGAGGGGACTGGTAGttaagtggggtaaaacctggtgacatgttgcatttaaagggtttttctagaAACTAAAAGTTATCACCTACCCACTGCAAAGGCCAACACTGCTGGATGAATAGGGGGGTGTATGTCCACAGGTGACTATGCTGTTTAAAGTGGTTgtagcaagttatgccctatcggGTTATCCTGCACCCACTGCGAGAACCAGACCTCCGGATTGCCTGTGATCGCTGGGGGTTCCAGATTTCGGGCCCTCCACGATCAtcttgttatcccttatcctgtgggCCTGGTACAACCATTGGTAGTGGGTATGGATGGAAATAGGTCCTGGCTCCTTAGGGGGCCcacaatgtgttgcttccccataTACCAGTAATATACACAGTATTTGGGCACCAGCAGCTTCAGGTCTCCATGCTGATTAGAGTCCATTGAAGGGATAACACAATCTGTGATgttggtgtgtacagagccctagcAGGATTTCCTCTCATCAGGGCAGAGTTGCTGGAGGGCAGGATTCAGCTCTCCATATATATCAGCGCGCTCCATTAACCAGATACACGGAGGAAGCGCAGATCTGATAACGGCTCAATATTTTCCAAGCATTGACCGATGGTTTCCATGTAAGAAGTAGGTCAGGAGAGAGACACTTACTGTGCTGGTTGATCAGCATCCTGATGGAGATGCGGCTCATGTAGAAGCGGTCCAAGAAGTACTGCACGTTCTGGT comes from the Engystomops pustulosus chromosome 5, aEngPut4.maternal, whole genome shotgun sequence genome and includes:
- the PDK4 gene encoding pyruvate dehydrogenase kinase, isozyme 4, with translation MKFARFLLKNAALANAPKQIERFSRFSPSPLSMKQFIDFGSANGCEKTSFVFLRQELPVRLANIMRELYILPDPLLGTPSVQLVQSWYVQSLMELIEFVEKNPEDQRVLSDFTETLVNIRNRHNNVVPTMAQGVIEYKEGFGVDPVTNQNVQYFLDRFYMSRISIRMLINQHTLLFDGGTNPAHPKHIGSIDPNCDVVEVVHDAFENSKMLCDQYYLASPEVIMKQTNGKAPGQPINIVYVPSHLYHMLFELFKNAMRATVENHENSPSLPPIKVNVVLGKEDLTIKISDNGGGVPLRKIERLFSYMYSTAPRPMMDNSRNAPLAGFGYGLPISRLYAKYFQGDLMLHSMEGFGTDAVIYLKALSTESIERLPVFNKSAWKHYKFSTEADDWCIPSSEPKNLAR